One genomic region from Halococcus qingdaonensis encodes:
- a CDS encoding ABC transporter ATP-binding protein, which produces MSTDSDTTGGSEPLTGTENDAYGPDDGLLVLRNVTKRFGGLTAVDDLSFAVREGEILGFIGPNGAGKSTTFNCVTGTYPPTEGTVWYDGEDTTGNAAHVMVKHGLARTFQSFRPLSDRTVLENVALALTPDRLLTLSGLRGKTRERARAICERVGLGDRVELSPSELPHAGLLRLELARALATDPDLLLIDEPFAGLSSGEVETVSDLLAELRDEGLTLVVVDHNMRGLLSLIDRAIVIRFGSKLAAGTPEEIRANEAVQEAYLGGGR; this is translated from the coding sequence ATGAGCACTGACAGCGACACGACCGGCGGGAGCGAACCGCTGACTGGGACGGAAAACGACGCGTACGGGCCCGACGACGGGCTACTGGTCCTTCGGAACGTCACGAAGCGCTTCGGGGGACTGACGGCGGTCGACGACCTCTCGTTCGCCGTCAGGGAGGGCGAGATCCTCGGGTTCATCGGGCCGAACGGTGCGGGCAAGTCGACCACGTTCAACTGCGTGACCGGGACCTACCCCCCGACGGAAGGGACGGTCTGGTACGACGGCGAGGACACGACCGGGAACGCGGCCCACGTGATGGTCAAACACGGACTGGCGCGCACGTTCCAGTCGTTTCGCCCGCTCTCCGATCGAACGGTCCTCGAAAACGTCGCGCTGGCGCTCACGCCCGACAGACTCCTCACCCTGTCGGGTCTGCGTGGGAAGACGCGCGAGCGGGCGCGTGCCATCTGCGAGCGGGTCGGTCTCGGCGACAGGGTGGAGCTGTCGCCGAGCGAACTGCCTCACGCCGGGTTGCTCCGCCTCGAACTCGCGCGGGCGCTCGCGACCGATCCCGACCTCCTCCTGATCGACGAGCCGTTCGCCGGGCTGTCGAGCGGCGAGGTCGAGACCGTCTCCGACCTCCTCGCCGAGCTCCGTGACGAGGGGCTGACGCTGGTGGTGGTCGATCACAACATGCGCGGGCTGCTCTCGCTCATCGATCGGGCGATCGTCATCCGCTTCGGCTCGAAACTCGCCGCGGGAACTCCTGAGGAAATCCGGGCGAACGAGGCGGTCCAGGAGGCCTACCTGGGGGGTGGCAGATGA
- a CDS encoding ABC transporter ATP-binding protein produces the protein MSTEAAGDGTATATDQEGAALVVDDLRVSYGKVAALRGIDLRVEHGEIVSVIGPNGAGKTTLAETITGFHDYQGSVRYQGAEVSGRSTSDLVSEGLIHCTEGRDLFGHMSVADNLSLGTFRRGDADERRSFVYELFPALEERTDQHARTMSGGEQQMLAIGRALMSAPEFLILDEPTLGLAPVVLEDISDGLERIREAGVTVLLCEQNVTFAMDHADRIALLENGELVREDTPESLRDDDYVRDVYLGG, from the coding sequence ATGAGCACCGAGGCGGCCGGTGACGGAACTGCGACCGCCACCGACCAGGAGGGCGCGGCGCTCGTCGTCGACGACCTCCGCGTGTCGTACGGCAAGGTGGCCGCGCTCCGCGGCATCGACCTTCGGGTCGAACACGGCGAGATCGTCTCGGTGATCGGTCCGAACGGCGCGGGCAAGACGACGCTCGCCGAGACCATCACCGGCTTTCACGACTACCAGGGCAGCGTTCGGTATCAGGGGGCGGAGGTGAGCGGGCGCTCGACGAGCGACCTCGTGAGCGAAGGGCTCATCCACTGCACCGAGGGGCGCGACCTCTTCGGCCACATGAGCGTCGCGGACAACCTCTCGCTCGGGACGTTCCGTCGCGGCGACGCCGACGAACGCCGCTCGTTCGTCTACGAGCTCTTCCCGGCGCTCGAAGAGCGCACCGACCAGCACGCGCGGACGATGAGCGGCGGCGAACAGCAGATGCTCGCCATCGGACGGGCGCTGATGAGCGCGCCCGAGTTCCTGATCCTCGACGAACCAACGCTGGGGCTCGCGCCGGTCGTTCTCGAGGACATCAGCGACGGGCTCGAACGCATCCGCGAGGCCGGCGTCACCGTCCTCCTCTGTGAACAGAACGTCACCTTCGCGATGGATCACGCCGATCGTATCGCGCTGCTCGAAAACGGCGAACTCGTCCGCGAGGACACGCCCGAGAGCCTCCGTGACGACGATTACGTCCGCGATGTCTACCTCGGCGGGTGA
- a CDS encoding long-chain-fatty-acid--CoA ligase — protein sequence MTNLVTDVASTVENHPEATAIAYDGQELSYEAFWSRTGQFAAGLDAAGVDPGDRVGIYLPNLPQYVVAFHGALRAGAVVVPMNPQYKSREIGHLLSDSGAELVVTLADLVPVVGSVREETAIETVVSVGDDADGSITFEAFLGEDEPSVVERAGDDVACQPYTSGTTGQPKGVLLTHHNLASNARMAADLAPDGTGVGDRSLGVLPLFHIYGMTVTMNAALFSGAAYYPLPEWDAQTALSLIENEELTIMQGVPAMYNDLVNQPEADEFDLSTLRFVNSGGSSLPIEVLRRFEERFGLPLYEGYGLTETSPVTHFNMPDARRVGSIGRTLDGVDAMIVDSDFEPVERVPEGPVDESETDLDAITGELVVAGPNVMKGYHDRPAANEEVFTEQDGKRWFQTGDIGYWDEDDFFYIVDREKHMIVTGGYNVYPREVEELLFEHPDVADAAVVGIPDERRGETVKAFVVPTPDAAVTEDEIREFCLERLAEYKHPREVAFVDELPRTTTGKVQKFELREHEGDAAGAEGEEGEEVAE from the coding sequence ATGACGAATCTCGTGACGGACGTCGCGTCGACGGTCGAGAACCATCCCGAAGCGACGGCGATAGCGTACGACGGGCAGGAACTGAGCTACGAGGCGTTCTGGTCCCGAACGGGGCAGTTCGCCGCCGGTCTCGACGCGGCGGGCGTCGACCCCGGCGATCGAGTCGGCATCTATCTCCCGAACCTCCCGCAGTACGTCGTCGCCTTCCACGGCGCGCTCAGGGCCGGGGCTGTCGTCGTCCCGATGAACCCCCAGTACAAATCCCGCGAGATCGGCCACCTCCTCTCGGACAGCGGTGCCGAACTGGTCGTCACGCTCGCCGACCTGGTTCCCGTCGTCGGGTCGGTACGCGAGGAGACGGCCATCGAGACCGTGGTGAGCGTCGGTGACGATGCCGATGGTTCGATCACGTTCGAGGCGTTCCTCGGCGAGGATGAGCCTTCCGTCGTCGAGCGGGCGGGCGACGACGTGGCGTGCCAGCCGTACACCTCGGGCACCACGGGTCAGCCGAAGGGCGTGTTGCTCACCCACCACAACCTCGCCTCGAACGCACGGATGGCCGCCGATCTCGCCCCCGACGGGACAGGTGTCGGGGACCGCTCGCTCGGCGTGCTCCCGCTCTTTCACATCTACGGGATGACCGTCACGATGAACGCCGCACTGTTCTCGGGGGCGGCCTACTACCCGTTGCCCGAGTGGGACGCGCAGACGGCGCTCTCGCTCATCGAGAACGAGGAACTGACGATCATGCAGGGCGTGCCGGCGATGTACAACGATCTCGTCAACCAGCCCGAGGCCGACGAGTTCGACCTCTCCACGCTGCGGTTCGTCAACTCCGGCGGGAGCAGCCTACCGATCGAGGTGCTGCGTCGGTTCGAGGAGCGGTTCGGGCTCCCGCTCTACGAGGGCTACGGGCTGACCGAGACCTCGCCGGTCACGCACTTCAACATGCCCGACGCCCGCCGCGTCGGCTCGATCGGGCGCACCCTCGACGGCGTCGATGCGATGATCGTCGATAGCGATTTCGAGCCGGTCGAACGGGTTCCTGAGGGGCCGGTCGACGAGAGCGAGACCGATCTCGACGCGATCACGGGCGAGCTCGTCGTCGCCGGGCCCAATGTGATGAAGGGGTATCACGACCGGCCGGCAGCCAACGAGGAAGTGTTCACCGAACAAGACGGAAAGCGATGGTTCCAGACGGGCGATATCGGCTACTGGGACGAGGACGACTTCTTCTACATCGTCGATCGAGAGAAACACATGATCGTGACTGGTGGCTACAACGTCTATCCGCGCGAGGTCGAGGAGTTGCTGTTCGAGCATCCCGACGTGGCCGACGCCGCAGTCGTCGGCATCCCCGACGAGCGCCGTGGTGAGACCGTCAAAGCGTTCGTGGTTCCGACGCCGGACGCCGCTGTGACAGAAGACGAGATCAGGGAGTTCTGTCTCGAACGGCTCGCGGAGTACAAACACCCGCGCGAGGTCGCGTTCGTCGACGAACTGCCGCGGACGACCACCGGGAAGGTCCAGAAGTTCGAACTCCGTGAGCACGAAGGGGATGCGGCGGGTGCGGAGGGCGAAGAGGGCGAGGAGGTGGCCGAATGA
- a CDS encoding enoyl-CoA hydratase/isomerase family protein: MSDDDAVLVAVEDGVATLTLNRPSVRNALTEEISSGIIDALTELEGSDARCLVIEGAGGAFSAGGDVNAMAERLAGDVALDEAVRHISQETSRAVKRVAEFDLPVVAKIDGIAFGAGANLAIACDVLLASAESRISFGFRQVGLAVDSGTSYLLPRIVGANTAQELVMTGELVEAERAEELGLFNHVYPDDEFDERADEFVEQIATGPTVALRTSKRLVRQGFESSLDQAMENEAAAQAAVFESDDHREGAESFMAGEEPDFEGR; the protein is encoded by the coding sequence ATGAGCGACGACGATGCGGTGCTGGTCGCCGTCGAGGACGGTGTGGCGACGCTGACGCTGAATCGGCCGTCGGTGCGCAACGCGCTCACCGAGGAGATCTCGTCCGGCATCATCGACGCGCTCACCGAATTGGAGGGCAGCGACGCGCGCTGTCTGGTGATCGAGGGCGCTGGCGGGGCCTTCTCTGCGGGTGGCGACGTGAACGCGATGGCCGAGCGGCTCGCGGGCGACGTGGCGCTCGACGAGGCCGTTCGACACATCAGCCAGGAGACCAGTCGGGCGGTCAAGCGCGTCGCGGAGTTCGACCTCCCCGTGGTGGCGAAGATCGACGGGATCGCCTTCGGCGCGGGCGCGAACCTCGCCATCGCGTGCGACGTACTGCTGGCGAGTGCCGAATCCAGGATCAGCTTCGGCTTCCGGCAGGTGGGGCTGGCGGTCGATTCGGGCACGTCCTATCTCCTGCCGCGGATCGTCGGCGCGAACACGGCTCAGGAGCTCGTCATGACCGGCGAACTCGTCGAGGCCGAGCGCGCCGAAGAACTGGGACTGTTCAACCACGTCTATCCCGACGATGAGTTCGACGAGCGCGCCGACGAGTTCGTGGAACAGATCGCCACCGGACCGACCGTGGCGCTGCGTACCTCGAAACGGCTCGTCCGGCAGGGGTTCGAGAGCTCGCTCGATCAGGCGATGGAGAACGAGGCCGCCGCACAGGCCGCCGTCTTCGAGAGCGACGATCACCGTGAGGGGGCTGAGTCGTTCATGGCCGGCGAGGAACCCGATTTCGAGGGGCGATAG
- a CDS encoding acyl-CoA dehydrogenase family protein: MDYELSDEQKQIRDEVRRFAENEIAPIASEYDKAEKYPHDLIETAGEMGMLGATIPAEYGGAGYSTLETAIISEELFAVDPGIGLCVASTGFGAEAIIAAGTDEQKEEYLPPIASGDAIMGAAISEPDTGSDVSSVSTRAEKDGDEWVINGNKMWITNGSVGDYFVVLCKTDPEAEGRYNGFSQIIVESDREGFTAEKITGKLGIRASDTAELLLDDVRVPEENLVGTQGAGFLQQMQFFDATRTGVAAQGVGIAKGALERALDYAQEREQFGRSIGQFQAIQHKLAEMHTQIEAARQLTYKSAWSVDNKNEQLTTLASMAKEYASRVAVEVADEAVQIHGGAGYVDDFDVERFYRDAKITQIYEGTSEIQKNVIARELLGEGF, from the coding sequence ATGGACTACGAGCTGTCCGACGAACAGAAACAGATCCGCGACGAGGTGCGCCGCTTCGCCGAAAACGAGATCGCACCGATCGCGAGCGAGTACGACAAAGCGGAGAAGTACCCCCACGATCTCATCGAGACCGCCGGCGAGATGGGCATGCTCGGTGCGACCATCCCCGCCGAGTACGGCGGCGCGGGCTATTCGACGCTCGAAACGGCGATCATCTCCGAGGAACTGTTCGCCGTCGATCCAGGAATCGGTCTCTGTGTGGCGAGTACCGGCTTCGGGGCCGAGGCGATCATCGCGGCCGGCACCGACGAACAGAAGGAGGAGTATCTCCCGCCGATCGCGAGCGGCGACGCGATCATGGGCGCGGCTATCTCCGAACCCGACACGGGCTCGGACGTCTCTTCGGTCTCGACTCGCGCGGAGAAGGACGGCGACGAGTGGGTGATCAACGGCAACAAGATGTGGATCACCAACGGCTCCGTGGGCGACTACTTCGTCGTACTCTGTAAGACCGATCCGGAAGCCGAGGGCCGCTACAACGGCTTCTCGCAGATCATCGTCGAGTCGGATAGAGAGGGGTTCACCGCCGAGAAGATCACGGGCAAGCTCGGCATCCGCGCCTCCGACACCGCCGAACTCCTCCTCGACGACGTGCGCGTCCCCGAGGAGAACCTCGTCGGCACGCAGGGCGCGGGCTTCCTCCAACAGATGCAGTTCTTCGACGCTACTCGTACTGGCGTGGCCGCCCAGGGCGTCGGCATCGCCAAGGGCGCACTTGAACGCGCGCTCGACTACGCTCAAGAGCGCGAGCAATTCGGGAGATCCATCGGCCAGTTCCAGGCCATCCAGCACAAGCTCGCCGAGATGCACACCCAGATCGAGGCGGCCCGTCAGCTCACCTACAAATCCGCCTGGAGCGTCGACAACAAAAACGAGCAGCTGACCACGCTCGCCTCGATGGCCAAGGAATACGCCTCGCGCGTCGCCGTCGAGGTCGCCGACGAGGCCGTCCAAATCCACGGCGGTGCCGGCTACGTCGACGACTTCGACGTCGAACGGTTCTACCGCGACGCCAAGATCACCCAGATCTACGAGGGCACCAGCGAAATCCAGAAGAACGTCATCGCGCGCGAACTGCTCGGCGAAGGGTTCTAA
- a CDS encoding 3-hydroxyacyl-CoA dehydrogenase/enoyl-CoA hydratase family protein, whose amino-acid sequence MNVDEIDTIAVLGAGNMGHGIAEVAALAGYEVRLRDINEGLVENGYDQLEWSVGKLEEKDQLTEEEADAALDRVTPLVDLEETVSGTDVIIEVVPEKMEIKQDVYGEVEQYAPEDALFATNTSSLSITDLAEVTERPEQFCGMHFFNPPVRMQLVEVISGEHTSDETLDTVEALAEEFGKTPVRVRKDSPGFIVNRVLVPLMNEAAWLVEDDVATMAEVDSTTTFELGLPMGSFELADQVGIDVGFHVLEYMHETLGDAYEPCPLLEEKVEAEELGKKTGKGFYDYENGDGADIPTDAGSEEIEARLLAVMANEVAKLVGNDVAPAVDIDEAVMLGAGFPEGPAKLADGAGLDSLYETLDELHEETGAARYEPADALEAHADEGFYGSDDEEEGVEFESIRIEHPGDMVGRIVIDRPHRMNTINPQILDELDTAIDVLEDDDDVRAVLLVGAGDDAFSAGADVQSMAANADPLDGIELSRKGKEAFGKLEECPMPVVAGIDGHCLGGGMELAMCADLRVASERSSFGQPELDLGLLPGWGGTQRLQHIVGEGRAKEIILTADTYDAAEIADYGFLTEVVDNGELEEHAHDLTADLAGGPPIAQEFTKRAMLRGWEDTEAGLEIESQAFGHLLNTDDLMEGVTAFMGDSDPEFEGK is encoded by the coding sequence ATGAACGTCGACGAGATCGACACGATCGCGGTGCTCGGTGCCGGGAACATGGGCCACGGCATCGCCGAGGTCGCCGCGCTCGCGGGCTACGAAGTCCGTCTGCGTGACATCAACGAGGGGTTAGTTGAAAACGGCTACGACCAGCTCGAGTGGAGCGTCGGCAAACTCGAGGAGAAAGACCAGCTGACCGAGGAGGAGGCCGACGCCGCCCTCGACCGCGTGACGCCGCTGGTCGATCTCGAGGAGACGGTGTCGGGAACGGACGTCATCATCGAGGTGGTCCCCGAGAAGATGGAGATCAAACAGGACGTGTATGGGGAAGTCGAGCAGTACGCGCCCGAGGACGCCCTGTTCGCGACGAACACCTCGTCGCTGTCGATCACCGATCTCGCGGAGGTCACCGAACGACCCGAGCAGTTCTGTGGGATGCATTTCTTCAACCCGCCCGTTCGGATGCAGCTCGTCGAGGTCATCTCGGGCGAGCACACCAGCGACGAGACGCTCGACACCGTCGAGGCGCTCGCCGAGGAGTTCGGCAAGACCCCTGTCCGCGTTCGCAAGGACAGTCCGGGCTTCATCGTCAACAGAGTATTGGTCCCGCTGATGAACGAGGCGGCGTGGCTCGTCGAGGACGACGTGGCGACGATGGCCGAAGTCGACAGCACCACGACGTTCGAACTGGGGCTGCCGATGGGGAGCTTCGAACTCGCCGATCAGGTGGGCATCGACGTCGGTTTCCACGTGCTCGAATACATGCACGAGACTCTCGGGGACGCCTACGAGCCGTGCCCGCTGCTTGAGGAGAAGGTCGAGGCCGAGGAACTCGGGAAGAAGACGGGCAAGGGGTTCTACGACTACGAGAACGGCGACGGTGCGGACATTCCCACGGACGCCGGCAGCGAAGAGATCGAAGCCAGACTCCTGGCCGTGATGGCCAACGAGGTCGCCAAACTCGTCGGCAACGACGTCGCGCCCGCCGTCGACATCGACGAGGCCGTCATGCTCGGCGCTGGGTTCCCCGAGGGCCCCGCCAAACTCGCCGACGGCGCGGGTCTCGATTCGCTCTACGAGACGCTCGACGAGCTCCACGAGGAAACCGGCGCGGCGCGCTACGAACCCGCCGACGCGCTCGAAGCGCACGCCGACGAGGGTTTCTACGGGAGCGACGACGAGGAAGAGGGCGTCGAGTTCGAGAGCATCCGCATCGAGCATCCCGGCGACATGGTGGGGAGGATCGTCATCGACCGCCCCCATCGGATGAACACGATCAACCCGCAGATCCTCGACGAGCTCGACACCGCGATCGACGTGCTCGAGGACGACGATGACGTGCGCGCGGTGTTGCTCGTCGGTGCCGGCGACGACGCCTTCTCCGCCGGTGCGGACGTCCAGTCGATGGCGGCGAACGCCGATCCGCTCGACGGGATCGAGCTCTCGCGCAAGGGCAAGGAGGCCTTCGGCAAGCTGGAGGAGTGTCCGATGCCGGTCGTCGCGGGCATCGACGGTCACTGTCTCGGCGGCGGGATGGAGCTCGCGATGTGTGCCGACCTCCGGGTAGCCTCCGAGCGCTCGTCGTTCGGCCAGCCCGAACTCGATCTGGGCCTCCTCCCCGGCTGGGGCGGCACCCAGCGTCTCCAACACATCGTCGGCGAGGGTCGTGCGAAGGAGATCATCCTCACGGCCGACACCTACGACGCCGCCGAGATCGCCGACTACGGCTTCCTCACCGAGGTCGTCGACAACGGGGAACTCGAGGAGCATGCCCACGACCTCACCGCCGATCTCGCGGGCGGGCCACCGATCGCCCAGGAGTTCACCAAGCGCGCCATGCTGCGCGGCTGGGAGGATACCGAGGCCGGCCTCGAGATCGAATCCCAGGCGTTCGGCCACCTGCTCAACACCGACGACCTGATGGAGGGCGTCACGGCGTTCATGGGTGACTCAGACCCCGAATTCGAGGGGAAGTAA
- a CDS encoding AI-2E family transporter has protein sequence MSDRTPELLSDRRRLGWWLFIGLLTIVAAFLAYSFVGMIVLSVFGYYATRPVNRHLRRTVESDSVAAGITVLVVVVPILLLIGYVGFNLFQQLQQAIGTGGPATFGLVDLSALPAAQRETVTTLLRDPTQFISQPQQTLQTVVQLGGQVLGAVGGSIVFLGLVVALSFFLLQNDVALSRGFRELFGGRDTTAYAYAIAVDEDLESVFFGNLLFVVAMSVISVGTYEATNLLAPEALHVPMVLVLGVLTGIASLIPIVVGKVIYLPIVAYLGFQAVRSGGSFLFVGGALVAYFSILDILPQTFLQPYITGRQLDMLVLMFGYILGPILFGWYGFFLLPIVFILMLEAIRIVLPELVHGEELTPDVSLGEGVGTDPQSAHEAPTEETTDTSPENDDTTTD, from the coding sequence ATGTCAGATCGCACCCCTGAGCTACTGTCCGATCGCAGACGGCTCGGCTGGTGGCTGTTCATCGGACTGCTCACTATCGTCGCAGCGTTTCTCGCGTACTCGTTCGTCGGCATGATCGTACTCAGCGTTTTCGGCTACTACGCGACCCGTCCGGTCAACCGACATCTGCGGCGGACGGTTGAATCGGACAGTGTTGCAGCAGGCATCACCGTTCTGGTGGTCGTGGTTCCGATCCTGCTGCTCATCGGCTACGTCGGTTTCAATCTCTTCCAGCAGCTCCAGCAAGCGATCGGTACCGGTGGCCCAGCGACGTTTGGGCTCGTCGACCTCAGTGCGCTCCCGGCTGCTCAGCGCGAAACCGTCACTACGCTGCTCCGCGATCCAACCCAGTTCATCAGCCAACCACAGCAGACCCTTCAAACGGTGGTTCAACTCGGAGGACAGGTCCTCGGAGCAGTTGGAGGCAGCATCGTTTTCTTGGGGCTCGTCGTTGCGCTTTCGTTTTTCCTGTTACAGAACGATGTGGCTCTCTCGCGCGGATTCCGCGAGCTGTTCGGCGGTCGTGATACCACCGCGTATGCGTATGCCATCGCGGTCGACGAGGATCTGGAATCGGTGTTCTTCGGCAATCTCCTGTTCGTCGTCGCGATGTCGGTCATCTCGGTGGGCACCTACGAAGCAACGAACCTGCTCGCTCCCGAAGCACTCCACGTTCCGATGGTACTCGTGTTGGGGGTTCTAACCGGCATCGCCAGTCTCATTCCGATCGTCGTCGGCAAGGTGATCTACCTGCCGATCGTCGCCTATCTCGGCTTTCAGGCCGTGCGTTCGGGCGGGAGTTTCCTGTTCGTCGGCGGGGCGTTGGTGGCGTACTTTTCGATTCTGGACATCCTTCCGCAGACGTTCCTGCAGCCGTATATCACTGGTCGACAGCTCGATATGCTGGTGTTGATGTTCGGCTACATCCTGGGACCGATCCTGTTCGGCTGGTACGGCTTTTTCCTCCTGCCGATCGTCTTCATCCTCATGCTCGAAGCGATTCGGATCGTGCTCCCCGAACTGGTCCACGGCGAGGAACTCACTCCGGACGTTTCGCTCGGTGAGGGCGTCGGAACCGACCCACAGTCCGCACATGAGGCTCCTACCGAAGAGACGACCGATACGTCGCCCGAAAACGACGATACGACCACCGACTGA
- a CDS encoding 2Fe-2S iron-sulfur cluster-binding protein — protein sequence MATHEVTLDWRDGPTRTITVAADETVIEAARRTEQTLPYGCLYGACGTCTGRLITGELVHTERARALKPRHSTEGYVLLCIAKPRSDCHVEVGATVQAELVSNPWK from the coding sequence ATGGCCACCCACGAGGTGACGCTCGACTGGCGCGACGGCCCAACCCGGACGATCACGGTCGCTGCCGACGAAACCGTCATCGAAGCCGCCCGACGGACGGAGCAGACGCTTCCCTATGGCTGTCTGTACGGAGCCTGCGGCACCTGTACGGGTCGACTGATCACGGGCGAACTCGTCCATACCGAACGAGCGCGTGCGCTGAAACCACGCCACAGTACCGAGGGCTACGTCCTGCTCTGTATCGCGAAGCCGCGGTCGGACTGTCACGTCGAGGTCGGGGCGACGGTGCAGGCGGAGCTCGTCTCGAATCCGTGGAAATGA
- a CDS encoding selenium-binding family protein, translating into MSSDESSDPGATHGHEHHDVEGPGYPTPAAMRTESAREETAFVMAPRVGMDTDEPDFVAVIDVDPTSERYSEIIDRVEMPNEGDELHHFGWNSCSSSCHTEGLQRDHLIVPGQRSSRIHVLDASDPREPEIEHVIEPEEVFAHDLSAPHTVHCVPEGKIVISMLGNADGELPGGFLQLDQDDFSIDGHWEADRGDVEMQYDYWYQPRHGVMLSTEWAAPKTYYPGFDLDDVEAGRYGDSIHIWDWETREHRETLAFGEEGAIPLEIRMLHNPEATEGYVGAALSSNIIRFWERNDGTWDWETVIEIDDREHPDWEMPVPGLVTDTLISLDDQYLFFSNWLHGDCRMYDISDTGNPRLVDRIWAGGNFGDRQSIQGTEIRGAPQMLQLSRDGRRLYWTTSLFSSWDNQFYPDIADEGSLMMKADIYPEEGRMELDEEFLVDFGDAPGGPARAHEIRWPGGDCTSDVWQ; encoded by the coding sequence ATGAGTAGCGACGAATCGAGCGATCCGGGAGCCACACACGGCCACGAGCATCACGACGTCGAGGGACCGGGCTATCCGACGCCCGCAGCGATGCGGACCGAATCGGCGCGCGAGGAGACCGCGTTCGTCATGGCACCGCGGGTCGGCATGGACACCGACGAACCGGATTTCGTCGCCGTCATCGACGTCGATCCGACCTCCGAGCGGTACAGCGAGATCATCGACAGGGTCGAGATGCCGAACGAGGGCGACGAGCTCCACCACTTCGGCTGGAACAGCTGTTCGTCGTCGTGTCACACCGAGGGGCTGCAGCGCGACCACCTGATCGTTCCCGGCCAGCGCTCCTCGCGCATCCACGTTCTCGATGCGTCCGACCCGCGAGAGCCGGAGATCGAGCACGTCATCGAACCCGAGGAAGTGTTCGCACACGACCTCTCGGCACCGCACACCGTCCACTGCGTGCCGGAGGGGAAGATCGTCATCAGCATGCTCGGCAACGCCGACGGCGAGCTTCCCGGCGGATTCCTCCAGCTCGATCAAGATGATTTCTCGATCGACGGCCACTGGGAGGCCGACCGCGGCGACGTCGAGATGCAGTACGACTACTGGTATCAGCCCCGGCATGGGGTGATGCTCTCGACGGAGTGGGCCGCCCCGAAGACCTACTATCCGGGCTTCGATCTCGACGACGTCGAAGCGGGTCGGTATGGCGACAGCATCCACATCTGGGACTGGGAGACGAGGGAACATCGGGAGACGCTGGCGTTCGGCGAGGAGGGGGCAATCCCGCTGGAGATTCGAATGCTCCACAACCCCGAGGCGACCGAGGGCTACGTCGGTGCAGCGCTCTCGTCGAACATCATCCGCTTTTGGGAGCGCAACGACGGTACGTGGGACTGGGAAACGGTCATCGAGATCGACGATCGCGAGCACCCCGACTGGGAGATGCCCGTCCCCGGATTGGTGACGGACACCCTGATCTCGCTCGACGACCAGTATCTGTTCTTCTCGAACTGGCTGCACGGCGACTGCCGGATGTACGACATCAGCGATACGGGCAACCCGCGACTCGTGGATCGGATCTGGGCCGGCGGCAACTTCGGCGATCGACAGTCGATCCAGGGCACGGAGATCCGCGGTGCACCACAGATGCTCCAGCTCAGCCGCGACGGCCGCCGGCTCTACTGGACCACGTCGCTGTTCTCGTCGTGGGACAACCAGTTCTATCCCGACATCGCCGACGAGGGTTCGCTGATGATGAAAGCCGACATCTATCCCGAGGAGGGGCGCATGGAACTCGACGAGGAGTTCCTCGTCGACTTCGGCGACGCACCCGGTGGCCCGGCGCGTGCCCACGAGATCCGCTGGCCCGGCGGCGACTGCACGAGCGACGTCTGGCAGTAG
- a CDS encoding cold-shock protein yields MATGTVDFFNDTGGYGFIDTEDSEEDVFFHMEDIGGPDLEEDTEVEFDIEQADKGPRATNVTRQ; encoded by the coding sequence ATGGCAACTGGTACGGTCGACTTCTTCAACGACACGGGCGGTTACGGCTTTATCGACACTGAGGACTCCGAGGAGGACGTTTTCTTCCACATGGAGGACATCGGCGGCCCGGACCTCGAAGAGGACACCGAAGTCGAATTCGACATCGAACAGGCTGACAAAGGACCGCGAGCGACCAACGTTACCCGACAGTAA